From the genome of Primulina eburnea isolate SZY01 chromosome 12, ASM2296580v1, whole genome shotgun sequence, one region includes:
- the LOC140807339 gene encoding putative glucuronosyltransferase PGSIP8 yields the protein MGERRGRVAFLSLVLSLGLLLLSCEAKTERPAHKNAYATMMYMGTPRDYEFYMATRVMLRSLAKLEVDADLVVIASMDVPPHWIQALEEEDGAIVMKVENVKNPYVKDPNSGWRFTKTLNKLYAWKLVEYERVVMLDADNLFLQKTDELFQCGQFCAVFINPCIFHTGLFVLQPSLEVFNDMIHEVEIGRSNADGADQGFLGNYFPDLLDRPMFHPPSNATTLDGTYRLPLGYQMDASYYYLRLRWSVPCGPNSVITFPGAPWLKPWYWWSWPVLPLGIQWHEQRLQTLGYAAETPIVFIQAIFYLGIMAVARLARPNLSKLCYRREEKSVFLVQTGFKLIALWSVLAAYVVPFFLVPHTVHPVIGWGLYLLGAFSLSFIAINAFLLPMLHVLVPWLGIVGVLLVMAYPWYNNGVSRALTVFGYAFCSAPFLWVSLVKIVSSLHVSLDREAFLPRFGENVSPLGFNKLY from the exons ATGGGAGAAAGGAGGGGAAGAGTCGCGTTTCTGAGTTTGGTGTTGAGTTTGGGTTTATTGTTATTGTCGTGCGAAGCGAAGACGGAGAGACCGGCGCACAAGAATGCGTATGCCACAATGATGTATATGGGGACTCCGAGGGATTACGAGTTCTACATGGCCACGCGCGTGATGCTGAGATCCCTCGCAAAGCTTGAAGTCGATGCTGATCTTGTCGTTATTGCCTCCATGGATGTTCCTCCCCATTGGATTCAAGCTCT AGAAGAGGAGGATGGTGCGATAGTGATGAAAGTTGAAAACGTGAAGAATCCATATGTAAAAGATCCGAATTCGGGTTGGAGATTCACGAAGACGCTGAACAAGCTGTATGCGTGGAAATTAGTCGAGTACGAGCGTGTGGTCATGCTTGATGCTGACAATCTCTTCCTTCAAAAAACTGATGAACTCTTTCAATGTGGGCAGTTCTGTGCTGTTTTCATCAATCCCTGCATCTTCCACACCGGTCTCTTTGTGTTGCAG CCATCTTTAGAGGTTTTCAATGATATGATTCATGAGGTGGAGATCGGCAGAAGTAATGCTGATGGAGCTGACCAAGGATTCTTAGGAAACTACTTCCCAGATTTACTTGATCGACCAATGTTTCACCCTCCTTCAAATGCCACGACACTCGATGGAACCTACCGACTTCCTCTAGGCTACCAAATGGATGCTTCTTATTATT ATCTCAGACTACGTTGGAGTGTGCCGTGTGGGCCTAACAGTGTCATCACATTCCCGGGAGCTCCATGGTTAAAACCATGGTACTGGTGGTCATGGCCTGTCCTTCCTTTAGGCATTCAATGGCATGAACAACGACTTCAAACTCTCGG CTACGCTGCAGAAACCCCTATAGTGTTCATCCAAGCTATATTTTACTTGGGAATCATGGCTGTGGCGCGTCTAGCTCGCCCCAATTTATCAAAACTATGTTACCGGAGAGAAGAAAAGAGTGTTTTCCTTGTACAGACTGGCTTCAAACTGATTGCTCTATGGTCCGTTCTTGCTGCATACGTGGTTCCATTCTTCCTCGTGCCTCACACAGTTCATCCAGTCATTGGCTGGGGCCTCTACTTGCTTGGGGCATTTTCGCTTTCTTTCATCGCTATCAACGCCTTTCTCTTGCCTATGCTACATGTACTCGTGCCATGGCTAGGGATTGTCGGGGTCCTTTTAGTGATGGCCTACCCTTGGTATAACAACGGTGTTTCAAGGGCACTGACCGTTTTCGGATACGCATTTTGCAGCGCGCCCTTTCTTTGGGTATCGCTGGTTAAAATCGTGTCATCCCTTCATGTTTCGCTCGATAGGGAAGCTTTCTTGCCCAGATTCGGGGAAAATGTGTCGCCTTTGGGGTTCAATAAGTTGTACTAA
- the LOC140808373 gene encoding uncharacterized protein, with protein sequence MAMQAGIGISRILFIVGAGYTGTILMRNGKLSDILGEMQNLFKGLEKSGESEGNSDAIASQVRRLAMEVRQLASSRQITVLNGSSGQSNLTALIVPAAALGAVGYGYMWWKGLSFSDLMYVTKQNMANAVSNLTKHLDHVTEALAVAKRHLTQRIENLDGKLDEQVEISKLIRNEVNDVRGDVSQIGFDLDALQRMVSGLDGKLLSLEGKQDLANSGVMYLCSIVNGRKMKIPDLLQDQFKISGNSAPSLMGLKEIADSLASGNNLLTDGNVQEGSDKIPRTFSRRASSKC encoded by the exons ATGGCTATGCAGGCTGGGATAGGGATTTCAAGGATACTCTTCATCGTTGGAGCAG GTTATACGGGAACAATACTGATGAGGAATGGGAAATTATCAGATATATTGGGTGAAATGCAG AATCTATTTAAGGGGTTGGAGAAATCAGGGGAATCGGAAGGGAATTCTGATGCAATTGCTAGCCAG GTTCGTAGGCTAGCCATGGAGGTTCGGCAACTGGCCTCGTCTAGGCAGATTACTGTTCTTAATGGAAGTTCTGGACAAA GTAACTTAACAGCTCTAATAGTGCCAGCAGCTGCTTTGGGAGCTGTGGGTTATGGATACATGTGGTGGAAG GGTCTTTCATTCTCAGACCTGATGTATGTAACCAAGCAAAATATGGCAAATGCTGTTTCCAACTTGACCAAACATTTGGATCATGTGACTGAGGCCCTTGCA GTGGCCAAAAGACACTTGACCCAGAGAATCGAGAACTTGGATGGGAAACTGGATGAGCAAGTAGAGATATCCAAATTAATTAGGAATGAG GTTAATGATGTACGTGGTGATGTTTCTCAAATTGGGTTTGATTTGGATGCATTGCAGAGGATGGTTTCTGGTTTG GACGGCAAGTTACTCTCGTTGGAAGGCAAACAG GACCTTGCAAATTCTGGGGTTATGTACCTGTGTAGCATTGTCAATGGAAGAAAGATGAAAATACCTGATTTGCTTCAG GATCAGTTTAAAATTTCTGGAAACTCAGCCCCAAGTCTAATG GGTCTCAAGGAGATTGCAGATTCTCTGGCTTCTGGAAATAATTTGTTGACTGATGGAAATGTGCAAGAGGGCTCTGATAAGATTCCTCGAACCTTTTcgag GAGGGCTTCAAGCAAGTGTTGA